A single genomic interval of Oncorhynchus mykiss isolate Arlee chromosome 13, USDA_OmykA_1.1, whole genome shotgun sequence harbors:
- the LOC118938083 gene encoding uncharacterized protein DDB_G0271670-like: SSSSCSSSSSSSSSSSSSSSSSCSSSSCSSSSCSSYSSSSSSSSSSSSSSSSSSSSSSSISSSSSSSSSSSSSSSCSSSSSSSSSSSSSYSSSSCSSSSSCSSSSCSSSSSSSSSIRSCSSSSCSSSSISSSSSSSCSSSSSSSSSSSSSSSSSSSSSSSGSSNSSSSSSSSSSSSSSSSSCSSSSCSSSSSSSSSIRSCSSSSSSSSISSSSSSSSSSSSSSSSSSSSSNSSSSSCSSSSSCGSSSSSCSSSSSSSSSSSSSSSSSSSSSSCSSSSYSSSSSSSSSSSSSSSSSSSSSSSSSSSSSSSSSSSCISSSSSSSSSSCSSSSSSSCSSGSSRYPCSGPAWFLRKAGPADAWLGPRGG, encoded by the exons agtagtagcagttgtagcagtagtagcagtagcagtagtagtagtagcagtagtagtagtagtagctgtagcagtagtagctgtagcagtagtagttgtagcagttatagtagtagcagtagcagtagcagtagcagtagtagtagtagtagtagtagcagtagtagcagtagtagcatcagtagcagtagtagcagcagtagtagtagtagcagtagtagcagttgtagcagtagtagcagtagcagtagtagtagcagtagtagttatagtagtagcagttgtagtagtagtagcagttgtagtagtagcagttgtagtagcagtagcagtagtagcagtagcattagaagctgtagcagtagtagttgtagcagtagtagtattagcagtagcagtagtagcagttgtagtagtagcagtagtagtagtagtagtagcagtagtagtagtagtagtagtagcagtagtagcagtagtggtagtagtaacagtagtagtagcagtagcagtagcagtagtagcagtagtagcagtagcagttgtagtagtagcagttgtagtagcagtagcagtagtagcagtagcattagaagctgtagcagtagtagtagcagtagcagtattagcagtagcagtagtagcagtagtagtagtagcagtagtagtagtagcagtagtagcagtagtaatagtagtagcagcagttgcagcagtagcagcagttgtggtagcagtagtagcagttgtagtagtagcagcagtagcagcagtagcagtagtagcagttctagcagtagtagtagcagtagtagttgtagcagtagcagttatagtagtagtagcagtagtagtagtagcagtagtagtagcagtagcagtagcagtagtagtagcagtagtagcagcagtagtagtagtagcagcagtagtagcagttgtattagtagcagtagcagtagtagcagtagtagttgtagtagcagtagcagtagcagttgtAGCAGTGGCAGTAGCagat ATCCCTGCTCTGGGCCTGCCTGG
- the LOC118938555 gene encoding uncharacterized protein DDB_G0271670-like — SGSSCSSSSSSSSSSSSSSSSSSSSSSSGSSSSSSSSSSSSSSSCSSSSSSSSCSSSSSSSCSSSSSSSSSSSSSSSSSSSSSSGSSSCSSSSSSSSSSSSSSSSSSSICSCSSSSSSSSISSSSSSSCSSSSSCSSSSSDSSSSSSSSSSSSSSSSSSSSSSSSSSSSSSSSSSSSSSSSNSSSSSSSCSSSSSSRSSCSSSSSSSCSSSSSSSSSSSSSSSSSSSSSSGSSSCSSSSSSSSSSISSSSSSRSSSSSSSSSSSCSSSSSSCSSSSSSSCSSSSSSSSSSSSSSSSSSSSSSSSSSSSSSRSSSSRSSSSSCSSCSSSSSS; from the coding sequence agtggtagcagttgtagcagtagtagcagtagcagtagtagtagtagcagtagtagtagtagtagcagtagcagtagtagtagcggcagtagcagtagtagcagcagtagtagtagcagcagtagtagcagttgtagtagtagcagtagcagtagtagttgtagtagcagtagcagtagcagttgtagcagtagcagtagtagtagtagtagcagtagcagcagtagtagtagcagtagcagtagtagcagtggcagtagcagttgtagtagtagcagtagtagtagcagtagcagtagcagtagtagcagtagtagcagtagcatttgtagctgtagcagtagtagtagcagtagtagtattagcagtagcagtagtagcagttgtagtagcagtagcagttgtagtagtagtagtagcgatagtagcagtagtagtagtagcagtagcagtagcagtagtagtagtagcagtagcagtagcagtagcagtagcagtagtagtagcagtagtagcagcagtagcagtagtagcagcagtagtaatagtagcagcagtagtagcagttgtagtagtagcagtagtagcagaagtagttgtagtagcagtagcagtagcagttgtagcagtagcagtagtagtagtagtagcagtagtagcagtagtagtagcagtagcagtagtagcagtggcagtagcagttgtagtagtagcagtagtagtagcagtagtagtattagcagtagcagcagtagcagaagtagtagtagtagcagtagcagtagtagcagttgcagcagtagcagtagtagttgtagcagtagtagtagtagtagttgcagcagtagcagtagtagtagtagtagtagcagtagtagtagtagcagtagtagcagcagtagtagtagcagtagtagtagtagcagtagtagaagtagcagtagcaggagtagcagtagcagttgtagcagttgtagcagcagtagcagtagt